The genomic stretch TTAGCATAAATCAAAGAAACTATTAATAAATCATCGACCAAGTCATTGCAAATCATGTACTTCGACTGATCGTTTAACAAAATCAATAAATAGGATTAATATGGTTTATCTcaacacaacaacaaaaaaaagtaCAATTTAGAGCTATAACAAATTTATTGCTCGACCTGACTCACAATACAACACACAGCTTTTAAGGACAgttataattatatgcatgtgtatTTTTCTTAAATATCACACTATACTTAAAACCGTCAACTTATTTCAAGGTAGCTCTCAAGTCTCAACCTCATTTAGATCCCATGTAGCCAAAAGAAGGCTTGTTATTTGTAGTTTTCATCATGGCTAATCAAAGATTTTAAAGTAtgtaaaatagatatatagatatcATAATATATAATAGCTTAAAATTCAGCCAACCTTCATGCATTGTTTTGTTCTTTTACGTACTCATTTTGCTCTCAGTCAGAGCTGGAAGATTTGTGGTCACTTTTTAAAGCTTCCTTGGTCTTCTTCTTACCCTTCCATCCTCTCCTGTACTCCGGTTTAGACTCTTGAGACTCGCCAAAATCAGAGATCTCAACATGGACGCCAGGATCATTGGTGTTGTAGCTCCCACCCATCATGATGGAGTTGTTCACAGCTTGGAAGTTGCTGTTAACGAATGTTTTCATGGTCTCAGAGTCACTAAGCACCGGAGGCTCGCCGCCCTTAAGGCCGGCCGTGTTGTCATCCAGCTCGCCACGCAGAGTGGCGCCTGTGTTGTTTCCCGCGAGAGTGATGATCCTGACACCCTTGTCTTCTTCATCGTCGTCGTCGTTTTGATCATGGCCTAGACCGGAGCTCACTTTGTGAATGTTGGTAAGGCGATTAGTTATGGCTGACACCATATCTCTAACTTCACGATCAAGTTTATTCTTCTGATTTTGGCCTCCTTCGGAGGATGAGCCACTAGGCTTGACTGTCTCGGCCATTGGCATAGTTTTTTTCGAATGAAATGCCACAcaataagaaaataataagaaagatTAGAGGAATGGAGTGTGATTGTGATAATATTTTATGATGAGTTTGGAGTATTATTTAGAGAAGTTATTAGGATATTTGAAGGAGGAGGGTATGGGGAATAAAGGGGTTGCCTTATTGACAATTCAAGGATATAATGAGTATGTTTTTTGAGTTAAAGAAAAAGAGTCTATGGGATTCCGAGAACACCTAAGCGAcataataaaacaaaaaggaaaagtGAAGGAATTACTTGGTGATGGGTTCAACTATGTAGTTGATCTAGACAGTGTTAAATTTTATGCCTTTAGTAACTAGTACGCTCTTCTCTTGTTATCTCTTTTTTTACTGCTCTTAACATCTTATAACATGAAATTTGAAATACGAGTATATACATTATATAGAtgtgtatattttaatttttgatgTATAATTTCACCATGTGCTCACAAAAACTTAGGTATATACAAGTACAAAAATTCTCAACAGCTTTCTTAAATGGCTTGCATGGACTGATGTGACATTTTCTAATTGGTCTACCAGCTGAAAAAGTTGACTGTTTGGCAACTTATTGAGCCTCCAGAATAATTGACAAATATCACATGACCAGTGTTACTACATAGCAGTACAATTCTTAGAATAATATACACCCATAAATTATAAAGTTTATTATGCATGTTATAATTGCAAAGTAACTCACACATAcgatacatttttttttaattctatcaatatatatattttaatatattaaatcaataaatttgaATTCTTACCTATCTTTTTCACCACACGATCAAAATCAATAATGACGATATAATTTATATATCCGAAGCCaagtaatatatattaatttttattttataaatttaaacttgtaaattttttatCTTATAGTTATACTACTTGTGAATAGAATGGTAGTATATACTCCAAAAAGTGAGTACCAAACTTCCAATATAGAAAAGCGAATTTGGTGGTATTTGTTTAATATTTATAGTGCTAAATAGTCACTACAATAAAAAAGTATTTTAGCTACTAAAAAATTGGTAGTCATTAACATATTTTTGGTAGCTAATAAACTTTTAGCTACTAAATTTTTTTAGTAGCTAGTTCGTAGCTAATACCCGTCGCTAAAAGTTTTTAGGTACCAAAACATTTGGTAGCAAATGTTCTTTATTTGCTACTAAATATTTAGTAGTAAAAGATATTGTATTTAGTAGCAAAATGATTTACTTTTATATCCACTATGTTTTTTTTGCTACCATAATTTGGTAACAAATtagattattttattaataaaataagtgAAATGTTGTTTTACTAATAAAATTTGGTGGCAAAATATTTCCAAATTGGTAGCTAATAAATTATTTTCTACTAGCAaatgaaaaaatattattatttggtaatttgtatattttttttggttggattttttaaactaataaattataattgctcaattattttaatataaaaataaaaatccacGTAAAATATTAAAACTAATAAGAAATTAAAATTTAAGATAAATATATATTGTATACATACAAACTTTACATTGAAGATATAAACTAAGATTGCTTgataaataattaagaaaattacAATATTGTGTACAGTACAACTTTTGCTCAAAGTTAACTGTAGAACAAATTTTGAATTAATGTCTTTCTATCTCCCACCTCCCAACTTTGTTAAAATCTgtaaaaagaaggaaaaaaaaaagagagaacaaAATAGAAGGCAGCTAATCAAAGAAACAATAGTGAAAG from Humulus lupulus chromosome 5, drHumLupu1.1, whole genome shotgun sequence encodes the following:
- the LOC133778158 gene encoding uncharacterized protein LOC133778158, encoding MPMAETVKPSGSSSEGGQNQKNKLDREVRDMVSAITNRLTNIHKVSSGLGHDQNDDDDEEDKGVRIITLAGNNTGATLRGELDDNTAGLKGGEPPVLSDSETMKTFVNSNFQAVNNSIMMGGSYNTNDPGVHVEISDFGESQESKPEYRRGWKGKKKTKEALKSDHKSSSSD